The following are encoded together in the Triticum dicoccoides isolate Atlit2015 ecotype Zavitan chromosome 6B, WEW_v2.0, whole genome shotgun sequence genome:
- the LOC119326034 gene encoding cytochrome P450 87A3-like yields the protein MEALWVVALAMAVAFILWAYRWSHPKANGRLPPGSLGLPLLGETMQFFAPNPTCDLSPFVKDRVNRYGTIFKTSVVGRAVVVSADPDLNHYVFQQEGKLFESWYPATFTEIFGRDNVGSLHGFMYKYLKTLVLRLYGQENLRAVLLGDTDTACRATLASWAGQPSVELKDGLSTMIFDITAKKLIGYEPTKSSESLRKNFVAFIRGLISFPVNIPGTAYHECMKGRRNAMTVLKRMMRERLADEGRQREDFLDVMIEELRREKPVLTETVALDLMFVLLFASFETTALALTLGIRLITENPRVLEALTEEHEAIVRDRKDPDAGLTWAEYKSMTFTSQVTLEIARIANIVPGIFRKALQDIEFKGYTIPAGWAVMVCPPAVHLNPEIYEDPLAFNPWRWQDKTEITGGTKHFMAFGGGLRFCVGTDLSKVLMATFIHCLVTKYRWKTVKGGNIMRTPGLSFPDGFHIQLFPKN from the exons ATGGAAGCACTATGGGTTGTTGCCTTGGCCATGGCCGTAGCATTCATCCTGTGGGCGTACAGATGGAGCCACCCCAAGGCGAATGGCCGGCTGCCTCCGGGCTCCCTCGGCCTCCCTCTCCTCGGCGAGACCATGCAGTTCTTCGCCCCTAATCCTACCTGCGACCTCTCCCCCTTTGTCAAGGACAGGGTGAACAG GTACGGTACCATCTTCAAGACCAGCGTCGTCGGCCGAGCGGTGGTGGTGTCGGCCGACCCGGACCTTAACCACTACGTGTTCCAGCAGGAGGGCAAGCTGTTCGAGAGCTGGTACCCAGCCACCTTCACCGAGATTTTTGGCCGCGACAACGTCGGCTCCCTGCACGGGTTCATGTACAAGTACCTCAAGACCCTCGTGCTCCGCCTGTACGGCCAGGAGAACCTCCGGGCTGTGCTCCTTGGCGACACGGACACTGCCTGCCGCGCCACCCTCGCCTCCTGGGCTGGCCAGCCGAGCGTCGAGCTCAAGGACGGCCTCTCCACC ATGATCTTTGACATTACCGCGAAGAAGCTGATCGGTTACGAGCCAACCAAGTCGTCCGAGAGCCTGAGGAAGAACTTCGTGGCCTTCATCCGGGGGCTTATCTCCTTCCCGGTGAACATCCCCGGCACAGCGTATCATGAGTGTATGAAG GGGAGAAGGAACGCCATGACCGTGCTCAAGAGGATGATGAGGGAGAGGCTGGCGGACGAGGGGAGGCAGCGCGAGGACTTCCTCGACGTGATGATCGAGGAGCTGAGGAGGGAGAAGCCTGTGCTCACCGAGACCGTGGCGCTGGACCTAATGTTCGTGCTCCTCTTCGCGAGCTTCGAGACGACTGCCTTGGCCCTCACGCTGGGCATCAGGCTCATTACCGAGAACCCGAGGGTGCTCGAGGCGTTAACG GAGGAGCATGAGGCGATTGTTAGGGACAGGAAGGACCCGGATGCCGGCCTCACGTGGGCAGAGTACAAGTCCATGACCTTCACCTCTCAG GTCACGTTGGAGATAGCAAGGATAGCCAACATCGTGCCCGGGATTTTTCGGAAGGCCTTGCAAGACATTGAATTCAAAG GCTACACTATTCCAGCAGGGTGGGCAGTCATGGTGTGCCCTCCAGCAGTGCATCTAAATCCCGAAATCTACGAGGACCCATTGGCGTTTAACCCATGGAGGTGGCAG GATAAGACGGAAATCACCGGTGGAACAAAGCATTTCATGGCGTTCGGTGGGGGTCTCAGGTTCTGCGTCGGAACCGACCTCAGCAAGGTCCTGATGGCGACCTTCATCCACTGCCTGGTGACAAAATACAG ATGGAAGACGGTAAAAGGAGGTAACATAATGCGTACCCCAGGGCTGAGCTTCCCAGATGGCTTTCACATTCAGCTCTTCCCTAAGAACTGA
- the LOC119325195 gene encoding probable methyltransferase PMT15, producing the protein MGVRSAATKLHIPPAHSAARRSFFLPVAAVALLCSASYLLGAWHHGGGFSPSSPSRSVTIATDISCTTTTLTPSTTTTTTAQSLDFSAHHAAAVDAVASRAASSASSAPRRYPACPAEYSEYTPCEDVKRSLRYPRDRLVYRERHCPSGRERLRCLVPAPAGYRNPFPWPASRDVAWFANVPHKELTVEKAVQNWIRVDGDKLRFPGGGTMFPHGADAYIDDIGKLIPLHDGSIRTALDTGCGVASWGAYLLSRDILAMSFAPRDSHEAQVQFALERGVPAMIGVLASNRLTYPARAFDMAHCSRCLIPWHLYDGLYLIEVDRVLRPGGYWILSGPPINWKKYWKGWERSKEDLNAEQEAIEAVARSLCWKKIKEAGDIAVWQKPANHAGCKASRKAAKSPPFCSKKNADAAWYDKMEACVTPLPEVSDASEVAGGAVKKWPQRLTAVPPRVSRGTVKGVTAKAFLQDTELWKKRVRHYKAVINQFEQKGRYRNVLDMNARLGGFAAALASYPLWVMNMVPNVANSSALGVVYERGLIGSYQDWCEGTSTYPRTYDLIHADSVFTLYKSRCEMDTILLEMDRVLRPEGTVIIRDDVDMLVKVKSVADGMRWDSQIVDHEDGPLVREKILLVAKTYWTAKNQDQ; encoded by the exons ATGGGGGTCCGCTCGGCGGCCACGAAGCTGCACATCCCGCCAGCCCACTCCGCCGCCCGGCGCTCCTTCTTCCTGccggtcgccgccgtcgccctcctcTGCTCCGCCTCCTACCTCCTGGGCGCCTGGCACCACGGCGGCGgcttctccccttcctccccctcccgCTCCGTCACCATTGCCACCGACATCTCCTGCACCACCACCACCCTCaccccctccaccaccaccaccaccaccgctcaGTCCCTCGACTTCTCCGCGCACCACGCGGCGGCGGTCGACGCCGTGGCGTCCAGGGCCGCGTCCTCGGCGTCCTCGGCGCCGCGGAGGTACCCGGCGTGCCCGGCCGAGTACTCGGAGTACACGCCGTGCGAGGACGTGAAGCGGTCGCTGCGGTACCCGCGGGACCGGCTGGTGTACCGGGAGCGGCACTGCCCCTCGGGGCGCGAGCGGCTGCGGTGCCTGGTGCCGGCGCCGGCCGGGTACCGCAACCCGTTCCCGTGGCCGGCCAGCCGCGACGTCGCGTGGTTCGCCAACGTGCCGCACAAGGAGCTCACCGTGGAGAAGGCGGTGCAGAACTGGATCCGCGTGGACGGGGACAAGCTCCGGTTCCCCGGCGGCGGGACCATGTTCCCGCACGGCGCCGACGCCTACATCGACGACATTGGGAAGCTCATCCCGCTCCACGACGGCTCCATCCGCACCGCGCTCGACACCGGCTGCGGG GTGGCGAGCTGGGGCGCGTACCTGCTCTCCCGGGACATCCTGGCCATGTCCTTCGCGCCGCGGGACTCGCACGAGGCGCAGGTGCAGTTCGCGTTGGAGCGCGGCGTCCCCGCCATGATCGGCGTCCTCGCCTCCAACCGCCTCACCTACCCGGCCCGCGCCTTCGACATGGCGCACTGCTCCCGCTGCCTCATCCCCTGGCACCTCTACG ATGGATTGTACCTGATCGAGGTGGACCGTGTCCTGCGCCCCGGCGGGTACTGGATCCTGTCCGGGCCGCCCATCAACTGGAAGAAGTactggaaggggtgggagaggagcAAGGAGGACCTCAACGCCGAGCAGGAGGCGATCGAGGCGGTCGCCCGGAGCCTTTGCTGGAAGAAGATCAAGGAGGCCGGCGACATCGCCGTCTGGCAGAAACCCGCCAACCACGCCGGCTGCAAGGCCTCCCGCAAGGCCGCCAAGTCGCCGCCCTTCTGCTCCAAGAAAAATGCCGACGCAGCATG GTACGACAAGATGGAGGCCTGCGTGACGCCGCTGCCGGAGGTCTCCGACGCGAGCGAGGTCGCCGGCGGCGCGGTGAAGAAGTGGCCGCAGAGGCTCACGGCCGTGCCGCCCAGGGTCTCCCGGGGCACGGTCAAGGGCGTGACGGCCAAGGCGTTCCTGCAGGACACGGAGCTGTGGAAGAAGCGGGTCCGCCACTACAAGGCGGTGATCAACCAGTTCGAGCAGAAAGGACGGTACCGGAACGTGCTCGACATGAACGCCCGCCTCGGCGGTTTCGCGGCGGCGCTGGCGAGTTACCCGCTGTGGGTCATGAACATGGTCCCGAACGTGGCCAACTCCAGCGCACTCGGGGTGGTCTACGAGCGCGGCCTCATCGGAAGCTACCAGGACTG GTGCGAGGGCACGTCCACCTATCCACGGACCTACGATCTCATCCACGCCGACTCGGTGTTCACTCTGTACAAGAGCAG GTGTGAGATGGACACCATTCTGCTGGAGATGGACAGGGTCCTGAGGCCCGAGGGCACGGTGATCATCAGAGACGACGTGGACATGCTGGTGAAGGTCAAGAGCGTCGCCGACGGGATGAGGTGGGACAGCCAGATCGTCGACCACGAAGACGGCCCGCTCGTCCGGGAGAAGATCCTCCTGGTTGCCAAGACGTATTGGACTGCCAAGAACCAAGACCAATAG